AATACATTAACGATTTTGACTCGTATAGCTCTCTAAAACATCAATTAGTCTACAAAGATGGGCAAAAATTATACCTTTAACTTAAAAGGAAATACAGCATCTATAATTATCTTTAGAATActctttttaaacataaaacttaTGTCTTAATAAGTTAGCCATTTGCGGTAAATTGActaaattagtataaaaatgaatgtGAGGTATACTACACACCTCTACGGTCTATGCCTACTtaagcatttaaaaaaaaaactttggtTTCGGCCTCAGACATCtatttagttttcttttgaaatttctttataggcaagtaggtgatcagtttTCTCTAGCTAAGCTTTATCGTCTTTCACGGATCTTCAAAATCTTCTAAACTAACAGAAAACCTCTCTTTCCCTATCATAAATAACGGTCTGTTGTCTTGCCTTCTCAATGTCCACTCACATACACTTAGTACTTACTAAGCCTTAATTAGTCACACTGTTTTCGAACATCACCAACAACAGCTCCGAGTAATAGCCCTTTTTAAACCAAGATTAGGAAAGTGGCTCCTAATCTTGTGGAGTCCAATAATGCTAGTCATGTCTTCCAGTGAGAAGATGTTCTCGAAGAGTGCAAATCTCTCTGTCGACATTTTCTCTCGCGGCGCTTTCGAAGCATTCGAACTCCGGGGTCTGGTAGATCTTCGGCACTTGGATCAGCTGGTTCAGGATCTGACATTGAAATGATCACGGTGAGCAATTATAGTCGGCAGGCcatctttattattaagaaatgatCAATAAGTTAACAAGGATCgtgtcaaataatttaattgtttcattagAGCATACAAAACTTATGCTACAAtctactaataaaaattagacTTTAAGTGAGTACTAATCTCGGAAATTTTATAAACGCTTCAAATAAGTACAACTTGAGAGATCCATATGCTTTAACAGATTCAAAAGATGTTGAAGACATACATTGTTCACTAAACTTAATAAAGCAAACGCCATACCTTGATTCTGAGCTCGACGTAGTGGCGAGGAGCCATGGCGCTGTAGGCGGCCCTCTGCCTCTTGGCGTGGGCGTCGTACTCCTCTCGGGACGCGGCCAGCACTGCGGCCTCGCAGTCACCGAATAGCAGCAGGTCTCTTTCGGATCAACAACTGTTAAAGTATCCGCCTCATGCGAAATAGAACAAGTCTGACGCGATAGATACCTGAGAGGAGCGGTGTGCTGGGAGTCGTCTGCGTTGCACTCGCACCAAGGGGAGTCGTCCGTCAATAGGGACACGATGTACGACATAAGTTCTTGCTGAATTAGGGAAAGCGTCATTTTTGATTGTTAAATCCAGCATTTAATGTGTAATAGTAAAAGGAGtgaataatcttaatatttgtCAAAAAGCAACAAGAGGCTAAAGTACGAGGCTTACCGCCTGAGGGTGCGTCCTTAACTTGTCGGCCACCAGCCTGACCGCCAGCTCGGGCGGCGTGTGCCGGAGCACGACTGCGAGGCGGAAGGCGGCAGGGTGAGTGGCATCCTCCATCCCTTTGAGCACCAGGCCTTGCCAGACCCCGGCCTGGTAGGCAACGCAGTTAGTGAGCGAGTGCCACACGGAATCCGGCGCTGAGGCGGCTGAGACTTCTGCCCATCCGCGATCGGCGTGCGCCGCGCGCAGTGTCGCGCACGCCGAGCGCCACATGCGAGATGCCGCGCAGCCTTCGTGTTCGCCTAAACGACCTGATATTTTATTGACCAACGCTAATCTTCAAACTTAACTTAGTGTGTAaatttggatatttttttcattatgcTGCCAACTGTCGCGTTTAAATATTCAGATTTGTTTGGCAATTTAAGGTGAACAGGGTTGATCTTGTTTGCACTTACTGGTTAACACAGTGTACATTAACGTAGTGTAAGAAAATTAACCTAACCTACGCAATGACACCAGACACTAGTTGTGAATTGTgatagttgttttttttattatcgctgttggccttaacagctcagctcgggcggTTTGAATGTCGGAATGGGCTTTTTCCCGCGACTAGGTCTTTGCCTCGGCTTAATCGTGTTGTTGACAGCTATCAGAATTGGATCATTCGGATCTGTAAAGACCTGTCGGGGCCTCATACTAGGCTTTTCTTTTTCGAGGGGTGACCGTGGAATGAACGAACCGTTTTGAAACCTGTTTTTTGACAGATAAAcgacattttgtataattgaaatgaatatcAATCTAGACAATAAGTCTTTTTGCGGACCCCGGCACCGACCGAATCGCTGTAGAGCCGAATATTGGACGGAATAACGGACTCAGTCAGGGTAT
This portion of the Pieris brassicae chromosome 6, ilPieBrab1.1, whole genome shotgun sequence genome encodes:
- the LOC123711355 gene encoding uncharacterized protein LOC123711355 isoform X2, producing MANWWTRVELLKGEHEGCAASRMWRSACATLRAAHADRGWAEVSAASAPDSVWHSLTNCVAYQAGVWQGLVLKGMEDATHPAAFRLAVVLRHTPPELAVRLVADKLRTHPQAQELMSYIVSLLTDDSPWCECNADDSQHTAPLRDLLLFGDCEAAVLAASREEYDAHAKRQRAAYSAMAPRHYVELRIKILNQLIQVPKIYQTPEFECFESAARENVDREICTLREHLLTGRHD
- the LOC123711355 gene encoding uncharacterized protein LOC123711355 isoform X3: MWRSACATLRAAHADRGWAEVSAASAPDSVWHSLTNCVAYQAGVWQGLVLKGMEDATHPAAFRLAVVLRHTPPELAVRLVADKLRTHPQAQELMSYIVSLLTDDSPWCECNADDSQHTAPLRDLLLFGDCEAAVLAASREEYDAHAKRQRAAYSAMAPRHYVELRIKILNQLIQVPKIYQTPEFECFESAARENVDREICTLREHLLTGRHD
- the LOC123711355 gene encoding uncharacterized protein LOC123711355 isoform X1, which encodes MANWWTRVELLKGRLGEHEGCAASRMWRSACATLRAAHADRGWAEVSAASAPDSVWHSLTNCVAYQAGVWQGLVLKGMEDATHPAAFRLAVVLRHTPPELAVRLVADKLRTHPQAQELMSYIVSLLTDDSPWCECNADDSQHTAPLRDLLLFGDCEAAVLAASREEYDAHAKRQRAAYSAMAPRHYVELRIKILNQLIQVPKIYQTPEFECFESAARENVDREICTLREHLLTGRHD